The Xanthomonas sp. DAR 80977 nucleotide sequence CATTGAAAGAACTGCCGCCGGACATGCTTGCGGAGTACGCCGGACCGGTGGGACTGGGGACTGTGGTCGCGGTGGATACGCGCGTGCCGGTGGACGTGGAGCGGCTCGTCGCGGAGGTGTCGAGCGCCTTGTCGTGAAGAGCGGCGGGTGGTCAGCCGCGTACTCCGCAGATGCGCCAGACACCGAAGGCGCTGCGGCGTCCGGCGCTAACCCGCCCTCAACCCTCGCGCTCGCCCGCCAGCAGCGCCAGCAAGCGGTCGCGCGGCAGCTTGCCGGTCTCGTTGCGCGGCAAGGCATCGAGCTTGCGCAGGCGGCGCGGCAGGAACACCGGGTCCAGTTCGCGGCGCAGCGCGGCCAGGATCGCGGCCTCGTCCAGGCTCGGCGCGACCACCACCGCGGCGATGCGGCCGACCGTATGGCCGGGCTCCGGCTCCAGTTGCAGCATCGCCCCGTCGACCACGCCCGGCAGCGCCAGCAGGCGACGGGTCAGGTCGGCCAGCGAGGCGCGCTTGCCGGCGATCTCCAGCAGGTCGGCCTGGCGTCCGCGCAGCTGGAAGCGGCCATCGGCCTCCACTTCCATCAGGTCGGCCAGCAGCACCGGCTGCGCCAGGTGCGGCGCGTGCACCAGCGTGCCGTCCGGCTGCGGCGCGACGCGCACGCCGGGCAGCGGCGTCCACTGCGCTTCGCGCGCGGTGCGGCGGCTGGCGAACACGCAGGTCTCGGTGGAGCCGAACATCTCGCGCACTTGCCCGCCGAAGCGCGCCTCGGCGGCCGCGGCCAGGTCCTGCGCCAGCGGCGCGGTGGCCGAGACGATGCCGGCCAGCGGCGGCAGGGCGACGCCGGATTCGACCAGCGCGCGCAGGTGCACCGGCGTGGTCACCAGCAGCCGTGGCGCCGGCACCTGCGCCAGCGCGCGCGCCACGTCCTCGGGAAAGAACGGCCGCCCGGCATGCACCGCCAGCGGCGTCACCAGCGGCAGCAGCACCGACAGCTCCATGCCGTACATGTGCTGTGGCGGCACGGTGGCCACCACCTGCGGCAGCTCATCGGCCGCCCACAACCCGGCCAGGGCCAGCAGGTCCTGGCGGGTGCTGGTCAGGAAACTGCCCCAGGTCTTGGGATTGGGCGTGGGCGTGCCGGTGCTGCCGGAGGTGAAGCCGATCGCGACCAGCGCATCGGCCGCCAGCTGCGGCATGGCGCCGTCCAGGCTCGGCAACGGTTCGGGCAACCGCCAGTAGCGCGGCGGCGGCTCGGCCAGCGCCAGGTCGCCCAGGCAATAGCTGTCGGCATGGCCGCGCTGCACCTCGGCGACCACCGCCGGCGCGCGCGAGGACGGCAGCAACGAGGTCTGCCCGCGCAACGCCACCGCGCAGAACGCGACCATGAAGCGGTAGCGGTCCTCGCACAGGTTCAGCGCGTAGCGGCCCGCCGGCAGCGCCGCGGCCAGGCCGCGCACATGGCCGAGGAAGGTGCCCAGATCGATGTGCTGGCCGCCGGCGTAGGCCAGCGGACGGTGCAGGTCGCCGACAGCGAGGGGATGCAGCAGCGACGGGGAAACGACGGGGGAAGCGACAGGCATGCGTGGCGAAGGCTCGGCGAGCGACTGGCCCGCAACGGGCAGCGCGAATCGGTAGCTTGGCCGCCGCGGCCGCCGCTGGCAAGCCGGCCGCGCCGCTCACGCGATCGCGGCACGCGGCGCGCCTGTGCCGCCGGACTCAGTGGTGGTAGCCGCTGTCGGCGGTGATCTTGCCGCGGAACACCCGGTACGACCATGCGGTATAGCCCAGGATCACCGGCAGCAGCACCACCAGTCCGGCCAGCACGAAGCCCTGCGAGGACGGCGGCGAGGCTGCGTCCCAGATGCTCAGCCCCGGCGGCACGATGTTCGGCCAGATGCCCAGCACCAGGCCGAAGAAGCCGAGCACGAAGAAGCACAGGGTCAGCACGAACGGGCGCGCATCGCGGCCCTGCGCCATCGCCGCGCGCCACAGCGCGAACGCGTT carries:
- a CDS encoding AMP-binding protein; the encoded protein is MPVASPVVSPSLLHPLAVGDLHRPLAYAGGQHIDLGTFLGHVRGLAAALPAGRYALNLCEDRYRFMVAFCAVALRGQTSLLPSSRAPAVVAEVQRGHADSYCLGDLALAEPPPRYWRLPEPLPSLDGAMPQLAADALVAIGFTSGSTGTPTPNPKTWGSFLTSTRQDLLALAGLWAADELPQVVATVPPQHMYGMELSVLLPLVTPLAVHAGRPFFPEDVARALAQVPAPRLLVTTPVHLRALVESGVALPPLAGIVSATAPLAQDLAAAAEARFGGQVREMFGSTETCVFASRRTAREAQWTPLPGVRVAPQPDGTLVHAPHLAQPVLLADLMEVEADGRFQLRGRQADLLEIAGKRASLADLTRRLLALPGVVDGAMLQLEPEPGHTVGRIAAVVVAPSLDEAAILAALRRELDPVFLPRRLRKLDALPRNETGKLPRDRLLALLAGEREG